The genomic segment GTTTGACAGAAAATCAAATGGTAACGAGGCTAAAACGAGGCCAAAAACCATGGACTGCCCGCGGAGCCTTGTCACTTTCCCTTGCCGAGGAACGTCCGGATCGATTCGTAGATGCCGTCCTTGTCTTTGATGTGTGACAGGATCAGGTTTTCGAAGTTGCTTGCGACTTTCTTCAGTTCGCGAATGTAGTCGCCTGATCCGTAGGGGCTTTCGACCTGGCCGTAACAGACCAGATTGCACACCGGCAGAAAATGTTCTTGAAGCATTTTCAGGCAGCTCGTGTTGTCTTCGCCCCAATTGTCGCCGTCAGAGAACTGAAACAGGTAGATGTTCCAATCGGCAGGTGGAAAATCCCGTTCGATGATTTTTTGCGTTTCCGTATAGGCCGACGAGATTCGGGTTCCGCCGCTTTCACGCACGCGATAGAAGGTGTCTTCGTCCACTTCATGGGCGACCGCATCGTGTACGACATAGCGTCGTTGCAGTCCGTCGTATTGGCTTTTCAGCCAGGTATCGATCCAGAATGCTTCCGTGCGGACGATCTCTTTCTGATCGTCCGTCATCGAACCGGATACGTCCATGATGTAGATCACGGCCGCGTTGGCTTGTGGCAGGGGAATATCAGTCCACGAACGGAACCGTTCGTCTTCTCGTGTCGGCACAACGGTCGGTCGGAGCGGATTGTATTCATTCGACGAGATTAAACGACGCAGAGCGCGTTTGTAGGTTCGTTTGAAATGCCGTAGCGAATCGGGGCCAGTCTGGCGAATGCTATTGTACTTGGTTTTGATGGCACGAATTGTGTCCTGGCCTTTCGGCTGGATCGCGGGCAACTGGAGTTCATCACCCAGCATCTGTGCCAGTTCTTCGATCGTCAGTTCCGCTTCACGGATATGTTGGCCAGGCGTATCGCCAGGCATCCCCTGACCATCGGCCTCATCTTCGCCCTTGCCGATGGCTTCCCCTGGTTCACCTTCTCCCTGACCGACTCCGCCCGAACCTTTTTGTCCGTGACGAAAATGAGGGATTTCGATGTTTGGAACGGGGATGCTGACGGTTTCCCGGCCTTTACGTCCCAGGATTTCACCGTGCGTAATGTACTTCTTCAGACCCTGCCGGACCTTTCCCCGGACGATCTCTTTGAATCGTTGATTGTCTCGATCGATCGAACGGGTCATGTCGAGCCCTTATGGAATCAGGCGTCGGGGATGGTCTGATCAGTTGTGAAATCCAGACGAGAATCACGCGTCGCAGTCCGCCGAGTTCAAGGCGGCACTGCGACGCGTGCCTGGACGATAAGTCGCCGTGGTCCTATTCGCGTTTTGCGTCTCCTCGGGCGAAGATACTCGCCACATATTGAAGGACATCGGTTGCGGACTCATCGTTATAGCCAAAGTTCTTGATCAGTCGGCTCTTCACGACATCGATCTTTTCCTGCGTGTCTTTGTCGACCACGTTCGAGACCAGGCTCGTCAGCTTAATCGTGTCTTTCTGGTCCTCGAACAGCTTCATTTCCAGGGCCTTATGCAGCCGTTCGTTGGTCTTGTAGTCGAACTTCTTTCCATCAAGCGACAGGGCTCCGATGTAGTTCATGATCTCGCGGCGGAAATCGTCTTTCCGCGTTTCAGGGATATCGATTCGTTCTTCGATCGACCGCATCAAGCGTTCGTCGGGTTGTTCGTCCTGACCGGTGAACTTGTTCCGAACCTTCTCGCGCTGTGTATAGGCTTTCACGTTGTCGATGTAGTTCGAGCACAATCGCATCAGGGCTTCTTCATCGGCGGCGATCGCACGCTGCACTTCGTTCTTGACGACGTCGGTGTATTCGTCTTTGACGACAGAAATCAACCGGCGATACCCTTCGCGCGTTTCTTCGTTCGGAATCAGCGAATGGTGTTTGAGGCCATTCTCCAGTTCATTCAGAACCATGAACGGATTGATGCAAGTCGCTTCGGTGTTGTTGACCAGGGCATTGGAAATCTTGTCCTGGACGTATCGTGGCGAAATCCCCTGCAGACCTTCGTGCTTGGCCTCTTTGCGAAGCTGTTCGATGTTTTCGGTCGTGAAGCCTGGAAGCGTCTTGCCGTTATAAAGCTTCATCTTCTGCAGCACGGTCAGGCCGTGATGCTTCGGTTCTTCCAATCGCGTCAGGACGGCCCAGGTGGCAGCCACTTCCAGCGTATGTGGCGCGATATGTTTGCCACGCACGCGCCGATCATTGTAATCCTTTTCGTAAATGTTCAGTTCATGGCCGAGCTTGGTCACGTATGGAATATCGATCTTCACGGTACGGTCGCGTAACGCTTCCATGAATTCGTTGGATTGTAGTTTGCGGAATTCTGGTTCGTTCGTGTGGCCGATGATGACGGTATCGATGTCCGTCTGTGCGAACTTTTTGGGCTTGATCTTATGTTCCTGCGAGGCACCCAGCAGGTCGTACAGGAACGCCACGTCCAGCTTCAGCACTTCGATGAATTCGATCATCCCGCGATTTGCGACGTTGAATTCGCCATCGAAATTGAAGGCGCGAGGATCGGATTCGGAACCATACTCGGCAATTTTCCGGTAGTTGATATCGCCCGTCAGTTCTGTGCTGTCCTGGTTCTTTTCGTCCTTCGGCTGGAACGTACCAATTCCGATGCGGTCCTGTTCAGACAGGAAGAACCGTTTGACGACAACATTTTGTAGGACCTTGGTCCAGTCGCCCTCGGCCTTTTCGAGACGTTCCTTGAAGACGAAACGGCTGAGTGGGCAGACGTCGCCGGTGATCTCGACCGTATACTGCTTGTTGCGGTCACGGCCTTCATTCAGCGAAGCACAGACCTCGTCGCGATAGGCATAAGGAATCAATTGCAGCGGTTCGCTGTTCATCGGATCCCAGGTGACTGAACCGTCGCCTTCCTGCCATCCGAAGGTGTAGACGGCACCTTCTTGTTTGCGACTGTATCGCTGCAGACCTTTCTTCAAGAGTCGTGCGATGGTGCTCTTGGAACTTCCCACCGGTCCGTGCAGCAGCAGGACACGTTTTTCGCTGCCGTATTTCAGTGCGGCCGAGCGGAACACGTTGACCAGTTGAGTCAGGGGTTCGGTCAGCCCGAAGATGGCATCTTCCCCGCCCGAGTCAGGGTCATCGAAAAAGCGATATCGGACCTGACCATCGCGTCGACCTTCGTCGACGGGATACGTCCCGTACGTCATGATCATGTCGTAGATGCGCTGATGCGCCGTACGGGTGACCTCGGGATTTTTCCTCACGAGATCGAGATACTCATCGAACGAACCTTGCCAATGTTCATGTCGGTACGCTTCAGCATCCTGGCGCGCCGCAATTTTTTGCAGTAAGCTATGTCCCGTACTCATGTGACCGATCCTTGTGACAAATGTCGATCATGACGTCCGCCGGCAAAGGGCTCGGCTGGTGACTCACGTTCGCGACCGGATGGTCGTCTGTCGCACAGTCCGCGGGAAATGGTTTCAGATTCCCGTGTCGTGCGATCGTTCAGATGACCGCCCCGTCCTGGCAATTCAGAAGTGGAAAAGAACAGCAGATCCATGCCGTGGCAGGCATCGTTTGCGACCAGGCGCTCGAACTGAGAACCCAGTCGTGCGAGTCAAGCAATCCACAATCGTGTGTTACCAACCATCAAGCAATCGGCGGACCGCCTCGAATTTGGTCGTCCAGTCACGTCACCAAGGCGGACAGAAAAAGTTCTTCGGAACGCAGGTTGATAGACAATTGGAATTATCACAGGGAAGTCAGTTCAGGCAAGACCAATGTTGCCCAGACAATGGGCAATTGTGGAGTTCCTCTTCGGATTTGTGAACAAGATCGTTCCTTGCGTCTGATTCACTGCAATCCGACAAACCTGAATACGCCGACTTCAGGTTGATCGTTTGCGATGGATTCGATCTCCTGCGGACACGATCCATTTGGATGGGTTCGGCGAAAATTCTTTGCCCAGATGAAGTTCGTGACGGGTCACAAGTTCTGTCGATCATGGGGCGCTGGCAGCCAAATCGTGTGCCGTGAATGCATGATTCTTGAGCACGGGGACGCACTGGCTGATGTCGAGCATTGATGCCAGGTCGACGTCGGCAGTGAATCCGCCTTCAATCAGTTCGCGACCCGAAGCACAGTCGCGCAGTCGGACCGCCAATCGGTTCGAAGCCTGTTCAAATGCGTCCGCTGCTGTGAGTGCTTCCGGACTCTTACGTCCCGGTAAGTGGGAAATGACGGCCCCCGCACCGATCTGATCTTCCCACGCCGGACGAAGTGATCCGTCAGGCCAGCGCTCGCCACACGCGATCACAGCGACGGGGCCCGGATGCTGGGAAACGAACTTTGCGACGGCGGTTGCATTTCTGAGGCACGCTGTAGTGACCGTCCCGAACTTCGACGCAGCCTGCGACAGCGTCGATCCATTGGGTGACGGCAGCACCAAACGCATTCCTGGCGAGAGCTTCATCAGTGAGACAGGCGAGAGCGTAAAACTGTCGGGGGCTTCGCGGTGACGTTTGGCGACGATGGCACTGCGTGACTGAGCGTACGCTTCAAGTTCTTCCTCATGAGCGCCGTACACTCCATACGGCAGGACAAATGCCTCCCGTGACGTCGCCACTTCGACACAGGTGGAAAACGACAGCACGTCGACGATGACAATCGTGCGAACATCGGGACCCAGCGCAGCAACCCCACGCGCGCCCCATTCAAAGCGAACATCGAACGCCGATTGATCGAAGAACATCATTTCGGAGCTTTCATTCAGGCGGTCTCTGTTTCCGAGTGGATGCATCGATCACGATGGTGTCGGCGACGAGATCGCCCAGGCGCTGTCGGAGTGGTGTCAGGGCGATGCTCAGAATGCCAGGTGTCCAGCAGAGCAGGCTACAGGAGTCGACGTAGAAAATGATTTCTCGAGTCAGGCTGCGAGCGATGCCGCAGGGGCGAAGTGTTGAACGCACCGTTTTGATTCCGCACCACCGCTTACCTGGTGTGCGGCCCGTTATGCCCTGGATGAGAAGAAAAACGAAGACGGAGAATGCGATCCAGATCGCCGTTAGCTCAACAGCGCGTCTGACGATCGGAATCGACGGATGAGCGACTCTTAAGTTGATCGCTTCCAGGAAGGCGGGCCAGTCCAGGCCCCATGTGAGAATTCCGCCGAGGATCAGGGCGCTCGTTGCAATCAACCCAATATCAATCATTCGAGCCAGACCGCGTCGGGCGAGCGATGCCAGCTGGACGGTCTCTTGCCCGAAGGCATATTCCGGAGCCGCATAGCGCCACATCAGCAACCAGACGCCGATGGCGCACAGGATGCTACTGCCGACGAAAATGCTGAACAGGATTGAAAGCTCGGTCTGGGTCTTGAGCGACGGATGAGGCAATTTCGATTGCAGTGGATGAATCCCGCTCGCATCCACGAAATAGACGAACGCTTCACCCAAGGGAGTCGCAACGACGATATACGAGCTTTGTCCATCGGAGCGCGTGGCCGTGCAAAAGTCGCGCACGGCGAAGGGGAATGACAGTGTCTCCCAAGGTGACCAGTCTGTTCCATCAAACCGATGAATCGTACCCGTCGACTCTTTCGGTTGAGCTTCTTCAATAATCAAGACGGCGGGTTGCCCTTCAATTAGCAGTGCACCTTTCGCCAGTTGTCGGCTGGAATGCATCGTAATCTCTGAGACGATCGCCGGGCGATCGCACACGAGCGACCATTTGACCAGTTGGGCGTCGTCGCCAGCGGAGACTCCAACTTCATTTGATCCGACACTCCGCGGCCACGTCACCCTGAGCGGACCCGGGCGTTGGTCGGGCGACGATGCATTGGGATTGAATTCGATTCCCTGACGATAGAGCACGTATCCATTCATGCTGAGAAAGACGTGGGACTGGTCGCCGCAGCGGATGAGTTTGAAGTCGGGAAGATCGCCACGAAAATGAACAATGGTGTCACCGTACGACCATTCGCAACTCAAATCCGGAAGATCGATGGGCTTCGTCGGAATCCAATCGTGTCTTTCGTGACGCGGTGTAAACACGGCAAGCCTTTTTATGTCCGGACTGACATAGGCTGGTTCCCCGTCGATCAAAAACCTCGTTCCCTGATCCACGTGATTCTTGAACATGGGGATGTCCGATTTCTGAGCGATACCGTCAATCAGCTCGTAAGACTGTGCATTCGGGTCGCGGGGTAAGATCCACAGACGGTCTTCAAACGATGCGACGACATATTCGCATGTTGCTGGGACATCAAGTTGCCGGGCCGTCGTCCCCGATTCCGGATCGAATGTTCGGAGAGTCAAAGTTCGTGTTTTGTGATCGATGAGTTTGTTGTCCAAAAGGACAAATCGGTTTTGTGAGAAGGCGGCCTGAATCAACTCGCTCTTATGCGAGATGGGAATGCGACTGAATCCCGGGATCGAATGAACGGGCAGACTGCGTGATCTGAAATATTCGATCGCGGCTGAGTAGATGAATGCAGTTTGCGGAACGGAAGAAATCGCCGCAATCAGGAACAAACCGATCAAATACAGGCGTTTGTGACAGGACATGTTCTCGTCAAATCTTGTCTGGGGCGATCAAAGTTTGGGCGTCGGCCGTCTTCGATAGAGACGGAATGGCTTTGAGAGTATGGCAGTTTTCTATAGGATGCCGCAATTGCACGAAACACGATTCTGCCATGCGAACAGGTGGTGGCCGGGGTGATTTGACGACACGTGATGTTTTCACCATCGATCATGAATCGTCGTATTTGCTCTGCATCAAATGGAACGATCAGGTGCTTCATTCGAAAGTGATCCCCGTGCGACAAAAGATTCAACTTGCCGCGTTGACTTTCGCCTTATTGGCCACCTGGAATGTGCATGCGTGGATCATTCCTTCAGATCGCGGGGAATGGCCGGTGAGTTGGCCCAAAGAACTGGAAGAGTTGAGGCCGATTGCAAAGTCACTCGATTGCGCGACGGGCCTGCAAGAGTGCATCTATACGATTCCGTTCGATTCGAAAGAAGACTTTGAAAAGTACTGGCCGAGTTTGATGATGGTTCGCACGCCCGGCTCGACACTCACACTCTCCAAAGTCGATGAGATCGAACCTGGATGGGGCAAACTCTTGACCAATGCCAAACCGTGCGTGCGGATTCGCGGTCCTGTCGCTTCCGTGTTGGCACGATATGAAAAATCGTTCGGCAGCGATTTGTCGTCCAATGATCCGGAAGCTGAGTCGATCAGAGAGCTGGTTGGCCCTCACGGCGAACTGCCCGAGTATGTGACTCAGATCCTCGTTAATCGTGCGACACCTGTGTGGCGTGATTCAGGCAAGGCTCCTGAAAACGTCGTGGGCTTCAAGCATCGATTGCGAGTCGACATTGAACTTGTCGTTGACGGGGACGTGATCGACCTGAACCGGATCCCACTTCCTCAGGACTCGCGAATCATTGATCGGCGCTTTCCCGCTGTCCAGGTTCCCAAACGCTGAACCGGACTCATTTCTCT from the Schlesneria paludicola DSM 18645 genome contains:
- a CDS encoding DUF444 family protein, which encodes MTRSIDRDNQRFKEIVRGKVRQGLKKYITHGEILGRKGRETVSIPVPNIEIPHFRHGQKGSGGVGQGEGEPGEAIGKGEDEADGQGMPGDTPGQHIREAELTIEELAQMLGDELQLPAIQPKGQDTIRAIKTKYNSIRQTGPDSLRHFKRTYKRALRRLISSNEYNPLRPTVVPTREDERFRSWTDIPLPQANAAVIYIMDVSGSMTDDQKEIVRTEAFWIDTWLKSQYDGLQRRYVVHDAVAHEVDEDTFYRVRESGGTRISSAYTETQKIIERDFPPADWNIYLFQFSDGDNWGEDNTSCLKMLQEHFLPVCNLVCYGQVESPYGSGDYIRELKKVASNFENLILSHIKDKDGIYESIRTFLGKGK
- a CDS encoding RDD family protein, whose translation is MSCHKRLYLIGLFLIAAISSVPQTAFIYSAAIEYFRSRSLPVHSIPGFSRIPISHKSELIQAAFSQNRFVLLDNKLIDHKTRTLTLRTFDPESGTTARQLDVPATCEYVVASFEDRLWILPRDPNAQSYELIDGIAQKSDIPMFKNHVDQGTRFLIDGEPAYVSPDIKRLAVFTPRHERHDWIPTKPIDLPDLSCEWSYGDTIVHFRGDLPDFKLIRCGDQSHVFLSMNGYVLYRQGIEFNPNASSPDQRPGPLRVTWPRSVGSNEVGVSAGDDAQLVKWSLVCDRPAIVSEITMHSSRQLAKGALLIEGQPAVLIIEEAQPKESTGTIHRFDGTDWSPWETLSFPFAVRDFCTATRSDGQSSYIVVATPLGEAFVYFVDASGIHPLQSKLPHPSLKTQTELSILFSIFVGSSILCAIGVWLLMWRYAAPEYAFGQETVQLASLARRGLARMIDIGLIATSALILGGILTWGLDWPAFLEAINLRVAHPSIPIVRRAVELTAIWIAFSVFVFLLIQGITGRTPGKRWCGIKTVRSTLRPCGIARSLTREIIFYVDSCSLLCWTPGILSIALTPLRQRLGDLVADTIVIDASTRKQRPPE
- a CDS encoding PrkA family serine protein kinase; this encodes MSTGHSLLQKIAARQDAEAYRHEHWQGSFDEYLDLVRKNPEVTRTAHQRIYDMIMTYGTYPVDEGRRDGQVRYRFFDDPDSGGEDAIFGLTEPLTQLVNVFRSAALKYGSEKRVLLLHGPVGSSKSTIARLLKKGLQRYSRKQEGAVYTFGWQEGDGSVTWDPMNSEPLQLIPYAYRDEVCASLNEGRDRNKQYTVEITGDVCPLSRFVFKERLEKAEGDWTKVLQNVVVKRFFLSEQDRIGIGTFQPKDEKNQDSTELTGDINYRKIAEYGSESDPRAFNFDGEFNVANRGMIEFIEVLKLDVAFLYDLLGASQEHKIKPKKFAQTDIDTVIIGHTNEPEFRKLQSNEFMEALRDRTVKIDIPYVTKLGHELNIYEKDYNDRRVRGKHIAPHTLEVAATWAVLTRLEEPKHHGLTVLQKMKLYNGKTLPGFTTENIEQLRKEAKHEGLQGISPRYVQDKISNALVNNTEATCINPFMVLNELENGLKHHSLIPNEETREGYRRLISVVKDEYTDVVKNEVQRAIAADEEALMRLCSNYIDNVKAYTQREKVRNKFTGQDEQPDERLMRSIEERIDIPETRKDDFRREIMNYIGALSLDGKKFDYKTNERLHKALEMKLFEDQKDTIKLTSLVSNVVDKDTQEKIDVVKSRLIKNFGYNDESATDVLQYVASIFARGDAKRE
- a CDS encoding 2-phosphosulfolactate phosphatase, translating into MMFFDQSAFDVRFEWGARGVAALGPDVRTIVIVDVLSFSTCVEVATSREAFVLPYGVYGAHEEELEAYAQSRSAIVAKRHREAPDSFTLSPVSLMKLSPGMRLVLPSPNGSTLSQAASKFGTVTTACLRNATAVAKFVSQHPGPVAVIACGERWPDGSLRPAWEDQIGAGAVISHLPGRKSPEALTAADAFEQASNRLAVRLRDCASGRELIEGGFTADVDLASMLDISQCVPVLKNHAFTAHDLAASAP